One Bacteroidota bacterium DNA window includes the following coding sequences:
- a CDS encoding tetratricopeptide repeat protein, with the protein MTPHATKGGKKADLPRNKKAFWIVMLLTPLLLLAGTELLLRRIDYGGTLDLVVKTRVMGKEWYTLNPRIARRYFLQEGVAIPEPSDDLFEIEKRPNTKRIFMLGESTMQGFPFDYNATAPRLLQDRLRQLLPKYNIEVINGGLSAVNSYAVLDFVDELTEYRPDAFVIYAGHNEFYGAMGVGSTEYLGRWRGPIKLYMKLLKSKVFLLLRDGITSLRKLVTHPPSRADSDLMEAMVGNRAIRYHDGEYNRALCNFGENLRDITSLASDHGIPVVLCTLTSNIRDQKPFMSLFSEMTGDSLQTAWKHFEEAGHSSLERSDTPAAAGNFLNAIAVDSVRASAHFDLARCLGAGTPEAKAEYRRARDYDGLRFRAATEFNDTIRSVCRERHASLADVDRAFDDNSPGGTVGDNLMLEHLHPNFEGYVLLAKCILKSLSDNDLPAPRAEWQWSRDLPDEEYKERSGVTPFELEVARCKVFRLTNRWPFKQPGEPKESYHPGTRVQELAQQYVLKQIGWSDAHYALAEWYRESGDTRQAVREYYAVSKVLPGYYYPVMLTGDVYRAMKNDSLAEETYHRALALQASPFVRARLGMLYFDQGKTQKSIDEFEGVIAARESGSEKVEAKAAAIAYFYLGVSYGRIGKMEKARENLQSALRLDPQNADAKRILAQLP; encoded by the coding sequence ATGACGCCTCACGCGACGAAAGGCGGGAAAAAGGCCGACCTCCCCCGGAACAAGAAGGCATTCTGGATCGTCATGCTTCTTACCCCCCTCCTCCTTCTCGCCGGAACGGAGCTTTTGCTGAGGAGGATCGATTACGGGGGAACGCTCGATCTCGTGGTCAAAACCCGTGTCATGGGGAAAGAGTGGTATACGCTCAACCCCCGGATCGCCCGCCGCTATTTTCTTCAGGAGGGGGTGGCAATTCCGGAACCCTCCGACGATCTGTTCGAAATTGAGAAGCGGCCGAACACGAAGCGGATTTTCATGCTCGGTGAGTCGACGATGCAGGGATTTCCGTTCGACTATAACGCGACGGCTCCCCGGCTGCTCCAGGACCGGCTGCGGCAACTCCTTCCGAAGTACAACATCGAGGTGATCAACGGCGGCCTCTCCGCGGTGAACAGCTATGCGGTGCTCGATTTTGTGGACGAGTTGACGGAGTACCGGCCTGACGCGTTCGTCATTTATGCCGGCCATAACGAATTCTACGGCGCCATGGGGGTGGGTTCCACGGAATACCTCGGAAGATGGCGCGGGCCGATCAAACTCTACATGAAGCTTCTGAAGAGCAAAGTATTCCTGTTACTGCGGGACGGAATCACCTCGCTGCGGAAGCTGGTAACGCATCCTCCCTCCCGCGCGGATTCAGACCTGATGGAAGCAATGGTGGGCAACAGGGCTATCCGCTACCATGACGGGGAATACAACCGCGCCCTTTGTAATTTCGGAGAGAACCTGCGCGACATCACCTCCCTCGCTTCGGATCACGGCATCCCCGTCGTTCTCTGTACGCTCACGAGCAATATCCGGGATCAGAAACCGTTTATGTCCTTGTTCTCGGAGATGACGGGCGATTCCCTCCAAACGGCCTGGAAGCACTTTGAGGAAGCGGGGCATTCCTCCCTGGAGCGAAGCGACACGCCCGCGGCGGCCGGGAATTTTCTGAATGCGATCGCCGTCGATTCAGTCCGGGCCTCCGCCCATTTCGACCTCGCCCGGTGCCTCGGCGCCGGAACGCCGGAGGCAAAAGCGGAATACCGGAGGGCAAGGGACTATGACGGGTTGCGGTTTCGCGCGGCCACAGAGTTCAACGACACGATCCGTTCGGTCTGCCGGGAGCGGCATGCGAGCCTGGCCGACGTGGACAGGGCCTTCGACGACAATTCGCCGGGCGGGACCGTCGGAGACAACCTCATGCTCGAGCATCTTCACCCGAACTTCGAGGGCTATGTTCTGCTCGCAAAATGCATTTTGAAGTCGCTCTCGGACAACGATCTTCCTGCCCCCAGGGCCGAATGGCAATGGAGCCGGGATCTCCCGGATGAAGAGTACAAGGAACGTTCGGGCGTGACGCCCTTCGAACTCGAGGTGGCGCGCTGCAAGGTTTTCCGCCTCACGAACCGGTGGCCGTTCAAGCAACCCGGGGAGCCGAAGGAATCGTATCACCCCGGTACGAGGGTTCAAGAGCTCGCGCAGCAATATGTCCTGAAACAGATCGGATGGTCGGATGCGCATTATGCGCTTGCGGAGTGGTATCGCGAGAGCGGGGATACCCGGCAAGCCGTGCGCGAATACTACGCCGTGTCGAAGGTCCTCCCCGGTTATTATTATCCCGTGATGCTCACCGGGGACGTTTACCGGGCGATGAAAAACGATTCGCTCGCGGAGGAAACCTACCACCGGGCGCTGGCGCTTCAGGCGTCTCCGTTTGTCCGCGCCCGGCTCGGCATGCTCTACTTCGACCAGGGAAAGACTCAAAAGTCTATCGACGAATTTGAAGGGGTGATTGCTGCCCGGGAAAGCGGCTCCGAAAAGGTGGAGGCGAAAGCTGCTGCGATTGCTTATTTTTACCTCGGTGTCTCGTACGGCCGGATCGGCAAGATGGAAAAGGCCAGGGAAAACCTGCAGTCCGCCCTCCGTCTCGACCCCCAGAATGCCGACGCGAAGAGAATTCTCGCCCAACTTCCCTGA
- a CDS encoding sugar ABC transporter permease — translation MASAAGRKKLAGRVLTHLVLILFVAIAVYPVLQIVAVSLRPADKLLSTSLEIIPAGASLKWYAALFTEQPFLRWVLNSTIVALAVTLTGVCLASMAGYAFSRFTFAGKKAGMLALLLTQMFPATMLLLPLYIMLIYLKLINTYLGLIITYTATALPFCIWTMKGYYDTIPSSLEEAARIDGCTQSGAFLRVILPLAAPALVITGLFSFMTAWAEYLVAAQILQDSALWTLPLGLKSFESNMSTEWGLYGAASLIVMTPVVILFLVLSKWLVSGLTLGSVKG, via the coding sequence ATGGCCTCCGCCGCAGGGAGAAAGAAACTGGCTGGGAGGGTGTTGACCCATCTCGTCCTCATTCTCTTCGTCGCGATCGCGGTCTATCCCGTGCTTCAGATCGTCGCGGTTTCGCTCCGCCCGGCCGACAAGCTTCTTTCGACGTCCTTGGAGATCATCCCTGCCGGCGCTTCGCTCAAGTGGTACGCCGCGCTCTTCACCGAACAACCCTTCCTAAGGTGGGTCTTGAACAGCACCATCGTCGCCCTGGCTGTCACGTTGACCGGAGTCTGCCTCGCGTCGATGGCGGGCTACGCCTTCTCGCGATTCACGTTCGCCGGCAAGAAGGCGGGGATGCTGGCGCTCCTTCTTACACAGATGTTCCCCGCGACGATGCTTCTTCTCCCGCTTTACATCATGCTGATTTATCTGAAACTCATCAACACCTACCTCGGTCTGATCATCACCTACACGGCGACGGCGCTGCCCTTTTGTATCTGGACGATGAAGGGGTACTATGACACCATCCCCTCGAGCCTGGAGGAGGCCGCCCGGATCGACGGGTGTACGCAGTCGGGGGCGTTCCTGAGGGTGATCCTGCCGCTCGCGGCCCCGGCCCTCGTGATCACCGGGCTCTTTTCGTTCATGACCGCGTGGGCCGAGTACCTTGTCGCGGCGCAGATCCTCCAGGACAGCGCCCTCTGGACGCTGCCCCTCGGCCTCAAGTCGTTCGAATCGAACATGTCGACCGAATGGGGCCTCTACGGAGCCGCATCGCTCATCGTGATGACGCCGGTGGTTATTCTCTTTCTGGTGCTTAGCAAGTGGCTGGTCTCTGGCCTGACGCTCGGGAGCGTCAAAGGGTGA
- a CDS encoding alpha/beta hydrolase-fold protein encodes MVPVYPVRLARCLILFLLAFQANLHSQSYSELLKQIAASPDSLERARVIDRYLSSHPPPLVEDSLVRFYFRGPARLVAVPGDFNGWNPSASPMMRIGGTDLFVREDTIPVDGRVEYKLWVDSVWMLDPGNPRKAQGGFGENSELLMPGYGSPPILWTSERRPLDTLSLGSSYLHRTYPIYVYTPPGASPEKGLPTIYVTDGGEYLSLAGMDRILDRLILSKRIRPVVAVFIDPRTDPRDPSSNKRMTDYAASDPFLDFLEKEVSPVIRDKYRVSTDPANRLILGASMGGLISTYAVLRRGSFITKSASQSPAYLQADSAVIRLLKETDRARGDFYIQTGTIHDTRAEALLVNRLLSSKGARVVYEEYHEGHNWTNWRNKLDRILIHFFPSP; translated from the coding sequence ATGGTTCCGGTCTATCCGGTCAGACTTGCCCGATGCTTGATCCTGTTCCTCCTTGCGTTCCAGGCAAACCTCCATTCCCAGTCTTATTCGGAACTCCTCAAGCAGATCGCCGCATCACCCGACTCGCTCGAACGGGCCCGGGTGATCGACCGGTACCTTTCCAGCCACCCTCCTCCCCTCGTTGAGGATTCACTTGTGCGCTTCTACTTCCGCGGGCCGGCAAGGCTCGTTGCGGTGCCGGGTGACTTCAACGGATGGAATCCCTCGGCGTCCCCGATGATGCGCATCGGGGGGACCGATCTATTTGTGCGGGAAGACACCATTCCCGTCGACGGCCGGGTGGAATATAAGCTCTGGGTTGACAGCGTGTGGATGCTCGACCCGGGGAATCCCCGCAAGGCGCAGGGAGGGTTCGGAGAAAACTCGGAGCTGCTCATGCCCGGGTATGGCTCCCCGCCGATCCTCTGGACGTCGGAGCGGAGACCTCTCGATACCCTCTCCCTCGGAAGCAGCTACCTGCACAGAACCTATCCGATCTATGTGTACACCCCGCCGGGCGCGTCCCCCGAGAAGGGTCTCCCCACAATCTACGTGACGGATGGAGGTGAGTACCTTTCGCTTGCCGGAATGGACAGGATCCTCGACCGGTTGATCTTGTCGAAAAGGATCCGGCCGGTCGTCGCGGTGTTTATCGATCCCAGGACCGATCCCCGGGATCCCTCGAGCAATAAGAGGATGACGGATTACGCCGCGAGCGATCCCTTTCTCGATTTCCTCGAGAAGGAGGTCTCCCCCGTCATCCGGGACAAATACCGGGTGTCGACAGACCCGGCGAACCGTCTGATCCTCGGTGCCTCGATGGGGGGGCTGATCTCGACCTATGCGGTCCTGCGGCGCGGCAGTTTTATCACAAAGAGCGCCTCGCAGTCACCCGCCTATCTGCAGGCGGATTCAGCGGTGATCAGGCTTCTCAAGGAGACAGACCGGGCGCGCGGAGACTTTTACATACAAACCGGCACGATCCATGACACCCGCGCCGAGGCCCTTTTGGTCAACCGGCTTTTAAGTTCGAAGGGGGCCCGGGTGGTTTATGAAGAGTATCACGAGGGCCACAACTGGACAAACTGGAGGAACAAGCTCGACAGGATACTCATCCACTTTTTTCCCTCCCCGTAG
- a CDS encoding DNA polymerase domain-containing protein: MTRTIHGWFFDVYPVRNGMMVWIIDDEGAAYHYIDPFHPEFYLHLGANDRQRLPALVRKLNLPVTIGTAKKTELFSGEERPVTAVTVQDPLEFNACVWSLQKFFPHFVFYNSNIPVAQMYLYDRQVFPLARCTFVVSGRETLERIVLEDSFDACSYQVPDLRTMTLSNGNAEFSTKFFRTLKLEISYGGATYSLEQEDPADVLQTFNWHLYQYDPDILISSWGDATLFPTLLRASSRYRIPLLLNRDSSQGYFTTKERSYWTYGQVVHRDAAFMLAGRWHMDAENSFIMGESDIEGVVELARLTQLPMQKQSRAAIGTGLASMQMSYAYRNNILIPAEKKEGEDFKTADELLLSDRGGLVFMPELGYHENVAELDFASMYPSLMEMHNISPETINCSCCRNRVVPELGYTICEKRRGIVPATLKPVLEKRAYYKARKKAAKTHPEYQKYDRRQNALKWMLVTCFGYLGYKNARFGRIEAHESVNAFSREALLAAKEIAEAAGYHLVHAIIDCLWLKKAGATHEEYRRLCAEIKKSVGVDISLEGIYNWILFPSSKVDPGIPTAGKYVGWYDHGEIKIRGIEARRKDTPVYIKKMQATLLELLSEAVTIEDVRTRVPALLQEAGFYLQELRAGRVDPMELVVRRRIQKEAGEYANNNLSAMVVRELAQFGINAQAGEMIEFIIIDQSGKRDPQKAKSLLTYQHWDGYDIEKYTELFLKAVETLFSPFGYDLEKLAEHYQTAKPKKRRREMRFLTEAEAPKQDFLYRDTLTGRWAAGTPGSASAG, translated from the coding sequence AGCGGCGAAGAGCGGCCTGTCACCGCCGTCACCGTGCAGGACCCCCTCGAGTTCAACGCGTGCGTCTGGTCGTTGCAGAAATTCTTTCCGCACTTTGTGTTCTACAACAGCAACATTCCGGTCGCACAGATGTACCTGTACGACAGGCAGGTCTTCCCCCTCGCGCGCTGCACATTCGTCGTCTCCGGCCGGGAAACGCTGGAACGGATCGTCCTCGAGGATTCGTTCGACGCCTGTTCCTATCAGGTGCCCGACCTGAGGACGATGACGCTCAGCAACGGGAATGCCGAATTCTCGACAAAGTTCTTCAGGACATTAAAGCTCGAAATCAGTTACGGCGGCGCGACCTACAGCCTTGAGCAGGAAGATCCGGCCGACGTCCTTCAAACGTTCAACTGGCATCTCTACCAGTACGACCCCGACATTCTCATTTCCTCCTGGGGCGACGCGACGCTTTTTCCCACGCTCCTGCGGGCCTCCTCCCGGTACCGGATCCCCCTCCTTCTCAACAGGGACAGCTCGCAGGGATATTTCACGACCAAGGAGCGCAGTTACTGGACCTACGGGCAGGTCGTCCACCGGGATGCGGCGTTCATGCTTGCGGGCCGCTGGCACATGGACGCGGAAAACAGCTTTATCATGGGAGAATCGGATATCGAAGGGGTCGTCGAGCTCGCGAGGTTGACGCAGCTCCCCATGCAGAAACAATCCCGTGCCGCGATCGGGACGGGCCTGGCGAGCATGCAGATGAGCTATGCCTACCGGAACAATATTCTCATCCCGGCCGAAAAAAAGGAGGGGGAGGATTTCAAAACCGCGGATGAGCTGCTCTTGAGCGACAGGGGCGGGCTGGTCTTCATGCCGGAGCTCGGGTACCATGAAAACGTCGCGGAGCTCGACTTCGCCAGCATGTACCCGAGCCTCATGGAAATGCACAACATCAGCCCGGAGACCATCAATTGTTCCTGCTGCCGGAACCGCGTCGTGCCCGAGCTCGGGTACACGATCTGCGAAAAACGGCGCGGGATCGTCCCGGCCACCTTAAAACCGGTCCTGGAAAAACGGGCCTACTACAAGGCGCGCAAGAAAGCGGCGAAGACCCATCCGGAATATCAGAAATACGACAGAAGGCAGAATGCGCTGAAATGGATGCTCGTCACCTGTTTCGGGTATCTGGGGTACAAGAATGCGCGGTTCGGAAGGATTGAGGCGCACGAATCGGTGAACGCGTTCTCCCGCGAGGCGCTCCTCGCCGCCAAGGAGATTGCCGAAGCCGCCGGGTACCATCTCGTGCACGCGATCATCGATTGCCTCTGGCTGAAGAAAGCGGGGGCCACGCACGAAGAGTACCGTCGGTTGTGCGCGGAGATCAAAAAGAGCGTCGGCGTCGATATCTCGCTGGAAGGAATCTACAACTGGATCCTCTTCCCCAGCTCGAAAGTCGATCCCGGAATTCCCACGGCGGGGAAGTACGTCGGGTGGTACGATCACGGCGAAATCAAGATCCGGGGCATCGAGGCGCGGAGGAAAGACACCCCCGTCTATATCAAAAAGATGCAGGCGACGCTTCTGGAGCTCCTTTCGGAAGCCGTGACGATTGAAGACGTGCGGACGCGCGTCCCCGCGCTCCTTCAGGAGGCGGGATTTTACCTTCAGGAGCTTCGCGCGGGACGCGTCGATCCGATGGAACTCGTCGTCCGCAGAAGGATCCAGAAAGAAGCGGGGGAATACGCCAACAACAACCTCAGCGCGATGGTCGTCCGGGAGCTTGCTCAATTCGGCATCAATGCTCAGGCCGGTGAAATGATCGAGTTCATCATCATCGATCAATCGGGGAAGCGGGACCCTCAAAAGGCAAAAAGCCTTCTGACCTACCAGCACTGGGACGGATATGATATCGAGAAATATACCGAACTCTTCCTGAAGGCGGTGGAAACCCTCTTCTCTCCGTTCGGATACGATCTCGAGAAGCTCGCGGAACACTATCAGACGGCAAAGCCGAAAAAACGCCGCCGGGAAATGCGCTTTCTCACCGAAGCAGAGGCGCCCAAGCAGGACTTCCTCTATCGCGACACCCTCACCGGGCGCTGGGCCGCGGGCACGCCGGGTTCCGCGAGTGCCGGCTGA
- a CDS encoding carbamoyltransferase — MNILGISCYYHDSAAALIRDGRLVAAAQEERFTRRKHDAGFPSRAIEYCLREGGITAAQVDYVGFYDKPLDKFDRILQTCLATWPVGFPSFIMAMPVWIKEKMWVPHMIRKELEYGGPVLFAEHHVSHAASAFLVSPFKEAAILTMDGVGEWETTTYGIGRDNGITLMESIHFPHSLGLLYSAFTYYLGFRVNSAEYKVMGLAPYGNPVYRDLIFENLIDLKEDGSFRLNMDYFVYDRKLTMTGGRFERLFGQPRRSPESPLSQFHKDVAASLQQITDEVVLRLARHVHKQTGMDYLCMAGGVALNCVSNSKIRGQLPFKDIFIQPAAGDAGGAVGVAFYIYNTVLGNKREYLWKNAFLGPSFSPEEIERFLVERGIEFERLERSELLRRASRLLAEQKVVGWFQGRMEFGPRALGSRSIIADARNPENWQRVNLKIKYRESFRPFAPVVLEDRMPEYFESDHPSPYMLFTAQVRPEKQAVIPAVTHVDGSARLQTLTRQDHELFYDLIAQFDKETGCPVIINTSFNVRGEPIVCTPDDAFRCFMATEMDYLALGPFLIDKERMKSTDREAQLSGILQLD; from the coding sequence GTGAACATTCTCGGCATATCGTGCTACTACCACGACTCCGCGGCCGCGCTGATCCGCGACGGCCGGCTGGTCGCGGCCGCACAGGAGGAGCGCTTTACACGCCGAAAACACGATGCGGGCTTCCCCTCCCGTGCGATCGAGTACTGCCTCCGGGAAGGGGGAATCACGGCGGCGCAGGTCGACTATGTCGGGTTCTATGATAAACCTCTCGATAAATTCGACCGTATCCTGCAGACTTGCCTCGCGACATGGCCGGTCGGTTTTCCCTCGTTCATTATGGCGATGCCCGTCTGGATCAAGGAAAAGATGTGGGTACCGCACATGATCAGAAAGGAGCTCGAGTACGGGGGCCCGGTCCTTTTCGCGGAACACCATGTTTCGCACGCCGCGAGCGCCTTTCTTGTCTCTCCTTTTAAGGAAGCCGCGATCCTGACGATGGACGGCGTCGGTGAATGGGAAACCACGACCTACGGGATCGGCCGCGATAACGGGATCACTCTGATGGAATCGATCCATTTTCCACACTCCCTCGGCCTCCTCTATTCGGCGTTCACCTACTACCTCGGATTCAGGGTCAACAGCGCAGAATACAAAGTCATGGGTCTCGCGCCCTACGGGAACCCGGTCTATCGCGACCTCATCTTCGAGAACCTGATCGACCTCAAGGAGGACGGCAGTTTCCGGTTGAACATGGACTACTTCGTCTATGACCGGAAGCTCACGATGACCGGCGGCCGGTTCGAACGGCTCTTCGGACAACCCCGTCGGTCCCCCGAGTCTCCGCTTTCGCAGTTTCACAAGGACGTCGCCGCGAGCCTCCAGCAAATCACCGATGAGGTCGTCCTCCGTCTCGCGCGGCATGTTCACAAACAAACAGGGATGGACTACCTCTGCATGGCAGGAGGAGTGGCTCTCAACTGCGTTTCGAACAGCAAGATTCGCGGGCAGCTCCCTTTTAAGGACATCTTCATTCAGCCTGCGGCGGGAGATGCCGGAGGTGCGGTCGGTGTCGCTTTCTATATCTATAACACCGTGCTCGGGAACAAGCGTGAGTATCTCTGGAAGAACGCGTTCCTCGGCCCCTCATTTTCCCCCGAAGAAATCGAGCGGTTTCTCGTCGAACGCGGGATCGAATTTGAACGCCTGGAGCGATCGGAGCTTCTGCGCCGCGCGAGCCGGCTTCTGGCGGAACAAAAAGTGGTCGGATGGTTCCAGGGCCGAATGGAATTCGGCCCGCGGGCGCTCGGGAGCCGCAGCATCATCGCGGACGCCAGAAACCCGGAGAATTGGCAACGGGTGAACCTCAAGATCAAATACAGGGAAAGTTTCCGTCCGTTCGCCCCCGTGGTGCTGGAGGACCGGATGCCGGAGTACTTCGAGTCCGATCATCCGAGCCCGTATATGCTCTTCACGGCGCAGGTGCGGCCGGAGAAGCAAGCGGTCATCCCGGCCGTCACTCATGTCGACGGCTCTGCGCGCCTCCAGACGTTGACAAGGCAGGATCACGAGTTGTTTTATGATTTGATCGCGCAGTTCGACAAAGAGACGGGGTGCCCGGTGATCATCAACACCTCGTTCAACGTGCGGGGAGAGCCGATCGTCTGCACCCCGGATGACGCCTTCCGGTGCTTCATGGCCACGGAGATGGATTACCTTGCCCTCGGCCCGTTCCTCATCGACAAAGAGCGGATGAAGAGTACCGATCGCGAAGCGCAATTGTCGGGCATATTGCAACTCGATTAG
- a CDS encoding DUF5989 family protein, with amino-acid sequence MKFTHNLASRLSIFSELWAFMRTRKKWWLGPIVVILVFLSLVIVLTEGSALAPFIYSLF; translated from the coding sequence ATGAAATTCACCCATAATCTCGCCTCGCGACTCTCTATTTTCTCCGAGTTGTGGGCCTTCATGAGAACGAGGAAAAAATGGTGGCTCGGTCCGATCGTGGTGATCCTCGTTTTCCTGAGCCTGGTCATCGTGCTCACGGAAGGCTCCGCACTCGCCCCGTTCATCTATTCCCTTTTTTAG
- a CDS encoding SxtJ family membrane protein — protein sequence MPPANSPIRNVFATLKRWWMAFAAALGWVNTRVILTVVYFTLFAVGALVLRLLGKDLLSRKYHTGSTYWIKKERTDDSLERAKHQF from the coding sequence ATGCCTCCCGCGAACAGCCCCATCAGGAATGTTTTTGCCACCCTCAAACGATGGTGGATGGCCTTCGCCGCCGCGCTTGGGTGGGTAAACACCCGGGTGATCCTTACGGTCGTCTACTTCACGCTGTTCGCCGTCGGCGCACTGGTTCTCCGTTTGCTCGGGAAGGACCTGCTTTCCCGGAAGTATCACACGGGCTCCACCTACTGGATCAAGAAGGAACGGACGGATGATTCCCTCGAACGCGCGAAGCATCAGTTCTAG